Proteins encoded within one genomic window of Cucumis sativus cultivar 9930 chromosome 3, Cucumber_9930_V3, whole genome shotgun sequence:
- the LOC101222134 gene encoding protein NRT1/ PTR FAMILY 7.3: MACLSISCFDQSTKKKKVMTSEKEVRTLDGAVDRHGHPAIRDKTGTWVSGILILVNQGLATLAFFGVGVNLVLFLTRVVGQDNAEAANNVSKWTGTVYIFSLLGAFLSDSYWGRFKTCAIFQAIFVVGLASLSITSYIFLVRPKGCGDEHTPCNSHSSLHIALFYLSVYLVALGNGGYQPNIATFGADQFDEEDPKEGQSKIAFFSYFYLALNLGSLFSNTILGYFEDEGMWVLGFWASTASAALALLLFLCGIPRYRHFTPKGNPLSRVSQVVIAATRKWKVQMIPNSEGLFDDDDKELASNGARRILHTNGFKFLDKAAVITSSEYDQLDDGARNPWRLCTVTQVEEVKCILRLLPIWLCTILYSVVFTQMASLFVVQGAAMRTNISTFHVPPASMSSFDILSVAAFIFIYRRVIDPVFARLTKSSLTELQRMGIGLVIAICAMVSAGTVEIFRLKHANKDCLRCDNSSSLSIFWQIPQYVLIGASEVFMYVGQLEFFNSQAPDGLKSFGSALCMTSISFGNYVSSLLVTIVMKISATDNMPGWIPGNLNRGHLDRFYFLLAALTAADLVVYILCAKWYKYIKFESREADAATAV, from the exons TGAACCAAGGGTTGGCTACATTGGCATTCTTTGGAGTTGGAGTAAATTTGGTACTATTTCTCACAAGAGTGGTGGGGCAAGACAATGCCGAAGCAGCCAACAACGTTAGCAAGTGGACGGGAACTGTTtacattttctctcttcttggAGCTTTCCTTAGTGATTCCTACTGGGGAAGGTTCAAGACTTGCGCCATCTTTCAAGCCATTTTCGTCGTT GGTCTTGCTTCATTATCAATAACATCCTACATATTTCTGGTGAGACCTAAAGGATGTGGTGATGAACATACACCATGCAATTCTCATTCTTCCCTCCATATTGCTCTGTTCTACCTCTCAGTTTACTTGGTTGCTCTTGGCAATGGAGGTTACCAACCCAATATAGCTACATTTGGGGCAGATCAGTTTGATGAAGAAGACCCTAAAGAAGGCCAGTCTAAGATTGCTTTCTTCAGCTATTTCTACTTGGCATTGAACCTTGGTTCCCTATTCTCCAACACAATTTTGGGTTATTTTGAAGATGAAGGAATGTGGGTTCTTGGGTTTTGGGCTTCTACAGCTTCTGCTGCCTTGGCTTTGCTCTTGTTCCTCTGCGGAATCCCTAGATACAGACATTTCACTCCTAAAGGGAACCCCCTCTCTAGGGTTTCTCAAGTGGTGATTGCAGCTACTAGGAAATGGAAGGTTCAGATGATACCTAATTCAGAGGGATTGTTTGATGATGATGACAAGGAATTGGCTAGCAATGGAGCTAGGAGAATTCTTCATACCAATGGGTTCAA ATTTTTGGATAAAGCAGCAGTAATTACCTCGTCGGAGTATGACCAATTAGACGACGGAGCTCGGAATCCATGGCGTTTATGCACGGTTACTCAAGTCGAAGAAGTCAAATGCATTCTCAGACTCCTCCCGATTTGGCTTTGCACGATTCTCTACTCCGTCGTCTTCACTCAAATGGCTTCTTTGTTCGTCGTGCAAGGCGCCGCCATGAGAACCAACATTTCTACATTCCACGTTCCTCCGGCAAGCATGTCGAGCTTCGACATTCTCAGTGTCGCAGCGTTCATCTTCATTTACCGTAGAGTAATCGATCCAGTCTTTGCTCGATTAACCAAATCAAGCCTCACAGAGCTCCAAAGAATGGGGATCGGACTCGTAATTGCAATCTGCGCCATGGTATCCGCCGGAACTGTAGAGATTTTCCGACTAAAACACGCCAACAAAGACTGCCTACGTTGTGACAATTCGAGCTCCTTAAGCATTTTCTGGCAGATTCCCCAGTATGTATTGATCGGAGCATCAGAGGTTTTCATGTACGTCGGCCAACTGGAATTCTTCAACAGTCAGGCACCTGACGGACTCAAAAGCTTCGGTAGCGCCCTATGTATGACCTCGATTTCCTTCGGTAACTACGTCAGCAGCTTGCTGGTGACGATCGTGATGAAGATATCGGCGACCGATAACATGCCGGGATGGATCCCCGGAAACCTAAACAGAGGTCATTTAGACCGATTTTACTTCCTCTTAGCCGCCCTCACGGCAGCGGATCTCGTCGTCTACATCCTTTGCGCCAAATGGTACAAATACATCAAGTTCGAGAGTCGGGAGGCCGACGCCGCCACCGCCGTCTAG